The Glycine soja cultivar W05 chromosome 4, ASM419377v2, whole genome shotgun sequence genomic sequence GGATATGGAGACGTGAGGAAGTGCGTATACTGTATTGCAAGCAAAGCAACGGTAAAGGTTATCTTCTTGCACGCTTGTAGCAGATTTTGTACATCCTAGTTCTATGCATGTTCTTTTCCTTGGAAAGGTTGAGTTTTGACATCTGAGAGTGCAGAGGAGTAAGGGACCACTTTAAaaactttgttctttttattcatTGTCCGTTAGAAAGGATAGGAAACTTGTTAaacaaaatacagaaaaatatGAATCAAAGAAGCTACATGTTATCCCATAATTATGAGTGGGCATACGAGCATGCCTGGGCTGTCCCCCCgcactttaaaataatatatacactAACAAAGCTAATTTTAGAGTTGTAACATCAAACTCGTTACAAAATAATGCAGGTTCAACCGTTCAAAAGTTATTAGAGCTTGGTTATCACCCTTAAAAAAATGTCTCATGTTTGGCTTCCAATTAATATCCGAACTGTGTTCCTGAGCATGCAAGCTTCTCTCTTCCTATTGACAACTGCTGTTCACAAGTGCTTCCAGCGTTACACATTGCCATGCAAGGCAGTTAGGATTATGGAAATCCCACAAGCAAACAGAGCACTGCATTTGCAATAGGATTTTCAGCTGCCAAACGTAACAGTTCAATAATCCTTTTCGCACAATAAGGGAAAGGGGGGTAACAGTACAACTACGAGGTTAAGATATAAGTTATTGATTTAGGCCCGCTCAAGATACCGAAAGAGGGAGGGGGGATAAGCATTTTTCCAAGTTCTCAAGTCAAGGACAAGTTCATTCAtttaactttttagtttttacccCTCCACTTATTGATTTAGGCTTTAATACAATTCATTatctttctgggattacaataAAACTATCAAGTtccaattaaacaaaaaaatagcaaaCTCATCATCAAAACTCGGAGATAAGGGTGTTctgagatttttcttttcttttcctttctcaaTTACAAGATTCGGTCGAATTATTTTTACACATCAATGAATATTTTCCTCTAGTAGAAAAGCAGagaatagttttatttttcaaaccaTGTGTAGATAGATTCAATAAGCAAAATCAATATTCAGATATCTCACGCTATGGGGAGAAAAACACAGTACAGCATTAATAGAATCACAAATCAGATCCAGATTTATCCTCTTTAGGAGGTGCAAATTGCCTGCTGAGACGAGAACGTGCCCAGGGATCAAGGGGTGCTCTCTGTGGTGGCTGAGGAGTTGGTGCCTTTGCCTGCCTAAGCTCATTTTCTCTGTCAATAAACCTGTTTCAaagcatataatttttttaaatacgaaGTTTCAAATTCAACCTCCTCATTATAAGCAACTTCGAAGGTTTGAAGTATTAAACTATAACAACACAACATATTAGGCAGCAACATCAAGAAGATGAGAAAACAATCACTTAAGTGAAATCAAGTGGATACCCAAATAAACCTAAAAAATGAGTCTAAAACTAGACTATGAAAAGTAAGTGGCAATGTACTCACTCAATATAGGCCATCGGTGCAGCATCACCCACTCGAATACGGGTCCGAAGCAATCTGGTGTATCCTCCAGCTCTATCCCTGCATAACATAATCTCTGGTCAGTGTTACAGCTAACTACCATAAACTGACAACTGAAATTATATCAGGTTTATTACTTACTTGTACCGATAAGCCAGTTCTGTAAACAGCTTGTGAAGGACATCATCTCCTCGCACAAAACTAGCAGCACGTCTCGCAGCATGTTGGGAtccctaaaataatttataatgtaaATTATAAGCCAATGCCAGCAATGAGCAATCaagctaaattaaaaaaaaaaggctacCCAGACAAGTTCATTCTCAAGGCCAaggtgaattttttattttttatttttacatataggGACAAGTTCACTTCACAGTTCACAATACAAAGTTtgacaaaatcaaattaataagtactaaagggaaagaaaacacaaatgagGAGTCCCTCCCCCCTCCCCCAAACCCCAACTAGCCATATGCCCTGATTGAGGTGAAAAACTATAGAATACTGAAATGGAGGGGGGGAAAAGAGGTCATACAggtgcaaaaacaaaaaaaactgagATGGACTCATAGACCTAACTTgtcctaaaaaattaaaaagtcaaTAGATAGGTTTAAAAGACAAGTAATTTCTCATCTGTTGCTGCCAATAAATGGCTCCGATACCATAGCACAACAAAGAGAGCTTCCACACCTGTAGGAGCGAAACtaacattaaaatttctattttaccCCTCCAAACCATATATTCTAGTTCAACCATGGCATACCCGGAAATCTGGATGGCATCAGCACCAAAACGCACCTACCCATTCCCCTAAAACGGCAAGTGGCAACCATACTAGCACTTCAACAGTTGCCACTAACAAATACAGAGctccaataaatttaaaactgcATATTAGTAAAAGCACCAAGTACAACTTGAACAAACAGAAAAGgtattcacaatttcacacatAAACCACCCACCCCCAACTTAACAGATTCATCCCTGTTTTAAAACCCATCTTTGAACACAAATCAAAAGAAGCTGCACAAAGAGTCAAACTCACAGTGCAAATCAGTTGACCCCAACatgaattagaattagaatCATAAAGAAACCCATACACACCTCCTTTCCAAGCTGCACCATATTATCCGCGAGTCTTCTGATCTCTTTCGCCTGCGATCAAATTACAAACACGTTAAGTACAATCTGAAATTCACAGGGTCGTAAACGACGTCGCCATGACTCGTACCTTGGCGACAGTAGTTTCGATGCGCTCGTGCTTCACCAACTGCGAGACCATGGTTCTAGATAAAAGGGAACGCACGATTCAGCATCTctgcaaacaaaacaaaacaaaacaaaaaacgaATGAAGTGAAAGTATGAACTAACCTGAGCATGGACATTCGGTGACCGGTGGGTCGACCCAATTTCCTGAACTTAGTCATCTTCGCATAAACGcagaaaccctaaccctaaccctaaccctagctAGCGAGCTAGCTTTCTATCACTGCACTTTGCACACACTGGAACTGGCGCACAAACGAGGTATCCGCTTCAGTTCGGATGCTGGGCTTGTTGAACAGCCCAATATTTTGTGTTTTGAATAGTGTGTGTAcaactattattatttgttttatttatataattaaaatttgtaaaaaaatataatactttaaatatataaattattttaaaattaatttttttaataatttttaaatataaattatattttaatttatgataaataatttatattatgataaaataaaattatttttaattattcatactttttttaaaaatataatttatcaaacTCATAACTCAAGCATAGAAGTTCTACAAACTCTTAAAAGCACccccttatttttaaaaaaatataaacacatATTATCTATTATTGTTATCTTTTAGCCTCTATTTATATGATTTGAACCTATTGTTCGTCATTTTCCTCCCTTGTCAACTTTTGTGTTTTATTTGCtagcttttttttagtttactaAATACTTTTATGCCCATTgcatttgattttaatatttgtatttttattgttatatctttaaataaattatttttctttatttgagaTCTTGGATTCGTCTTTGATCACATATATTCTCAATTAGAGATAATTCTACTCAAGACAATAGGGTTATTATTTTGAAGTTTGGTCAAAACTCAACCACTAAACCCAAGGGAACAAGAGAATAATTTgttcaaagaaaaaacatatgaTCAAAATTATATAGACTTATGTtccttcaatttttaattttgatataaaagaaGTTTAGGTCAATTACATCTTAAAGACTCTTTAGAAGTAGGACAAACTTCAAAGATTCAAAGAATACTTATAAAAATGTTTACATTTTACCAACCAATGAGATTATTACATGGATAATGAGATTTGAATTCAGGTACTTGTGAGTTACAAGTTCAATCATTACTAAATGGACCAATATTTATTTCTTCAATTGATCTAACAACCTTATTATGATAAAGCTCTCCATCTTCGAAGACAATCAAATCTCCTAAACTTGTTTTTAAAGATTAATATTAGTTCTTAATTTGATAGTGGGGGGGATTTGAATTGACAATCTCTCCCACATTCCTTCTACCTTCAATCACCAAGTCAACCTTACCACTCTAAATCTCTCAAACTTAATTGTTAGGTTTACATCAAAATGGAAAATCAAAGAACTGCCATTTCATGTTTAAACAAATAGAAAGatgttaattttcattatttatattgtttaaaacatataaaatgaactaaaaataaaatgaaatgtgtTTTTCTTCCTAATCCATCTAATAACCCTTTTTTCTCTAAGATTAATTTGTATGCACTATTCGTATGCATTATTattgcaaaacaaaaattacactctcaatttattataaatcatataggtataacttttaagataatgAATAAAAGTCAGCAagtttatcatatataaaaataatactttgtaattagatgaaaatataaaatatatatatatatatatatatatatatatatatatatatatatatatatataaaaagattaaattataccGGTATAACTTTGACAagtattatatcatttttatatcttaatataaaatgtgatttttatttattcaaccgttgaattatatgtatatattaccAAGATCGTTTGTatcaaattttttcaaaattaaataacgaaaaagtaatcaaatgatctatatttttagtatattttgaaatgtttatatTGTGTCGATTTTAATCTATACAAATGAGCTAACAAATGATTTtggattaatatgaaattttggatATGTTATCTATGTGAAAGGAACTTTCCATCCAAcggtaacttttttaaaaaatattatcatgttAAAAGTTATAGAATGATGTAATAGTTGTTAAAGTTACACCGGTATATATGCATGTGTGAAACAAGAAAATTTGCATCTTTTTTACTAATAggggtagtttttttttttaattaccaaatGGGGTagtttttggaagaaaaaaaaagtcctcaattaaGGAAAAGTTGTATTTCATGAATACTATTTTAGTAtgacaaaaaattcaaaagttgTGGATATACATGCGACTTCAACTTAAAGTGACTTTCAATGACTTACctctaattgattttttttttcaaaatgcttaaatatgtttttaatcctttaaatttgaataatcattttttagttcttaaaaaaaattgcttttataagttcttcaaatttttgaaaaactacTTTTAGCTCGTTTATTTATTTGCGCTAATGGTGTCACAATTGTAGTGGTTTCTCAACACtagaatttttataatttaatctcctcaaaaatgatttgtaaaaatttaaattcataagGATATAAAATCGTCACAATTCAACatctatgtttttatttttcttcttcaaaattgccaaaatatgaaaaaaatgaccACCAATTCATATGAGTCAAATATTTTGACAACTTAAAATTGTgagaaattgttttaaaaaaaattaaattaattttttttggcagTTAAAAAC encodes the following:
- the LOC114410105 gene encoding uncharacterized protein LOC114410105, whose amino-acid sequence is MTKFRKLGRPTGHRMSMLRTMVSQLVKHERIETTVAKAKEIRRLADNMVQLGKEGSQHAARRAASFVRGDDVLHKLFTELAYRYKDRAGGYTRLLRTRIRVGDAAPMAYIEFIDRENELRQAKAPTPQPPQRAPLDPWARSRLSRQFAPPKEDKSGSDL